GGAATTTTTTCCAACCTGCGAGAAAATGAAATTAGAAAAATTCTTTTAAATAGTCATACCCTTTATTATTACCTTCGTATGATGATGGTGTCTGGATTTAAAAAGTTTGCAGACGAAACTGAAAAAGAATCAGCAAATCGAAAGAGATTAGAATCTATATTGGATTCAATTCACGTTTGGGAATCCTTTTGCCAAGGCCTAAATGATCGTTTTGATTTTCAGGCAGAAGCAAAACTATCACCTAATAAAAGAGATCCAGATCGTTTATCCTTAGTATTAAGGGAACTTAAAAAAATACCTTCTCCAGACCGCGGAGATGTTTTGGTTTATATGAGAGGAAATGGGGCAGTTTTAGATGTTTGGGAAGAAACTACCATCCTTTCCGCTTTAGGTAATTTTGACCGTGTTGGTAAATACTTCTAAAAAACCGTTGGGTTGATTTTTCTTCGTACTAAACCTTATTCGTTTTGGAATTCCGATAAATTCTTAAATTTTGTTGTGAATTAGAAATGACCCATTGTCTATTCATTCATTTCATTCGTCATCTTCTAAGAATTGAGGATTCGAAATGCAAATATTGGTTTATGAGTTCTGGAAAAAAAGTTCCCCTGGACAAGCAAAGGAATCATTTCAATTTCTTTTAAATGCGCCAAATCTTCATGATTATTTAGAAATTTTATTCGAAGTAGATGAGTTAGTTGAATATTTTTGCAGTTATTGTTGGATACTTCGTGAAGAAGATGTTTTAAAAGATTTAATTAATCATCATTCTATGCCTGTAAATTTAATTTGTAAGGCTGTTTACTATGGTTTTGGTAAGTACATAAAAACCGGAAATATTACCCCTGATTATTATTTTTCTATCTGGGCAAAAATTATTAATTCAGAGAAAAGTTTAGAATTATTACTTCGTGAACCATTGGTGGAAAAAGATGTAACATTTCAGTTGAACTTACTTGGGAATTTAAATGCAAAACAATGGGAAGAATATTTTGAATCGACAATGTCTAACTCTGAGGATGGTAATACAGAATCCTTTTTACGTATCTTCGAAAAAATAGATCCTATACACTGTAAAAGGCTTTTATATCGAAATCCAAATTTATATCAATACTTGCGAATGTTAGTTGTATTCGATAAACAAGATTCTGTTCCTGTTTTTTTATTTCAATTGGAGAATAATTTAAAGACAATTCACAGATGGGAAGCTTATGCAAATGCCAAACTTAAAGAATTTTCTCCTAAAGATGAAAGAGTTAAATCTCCCAGTCGTCGGAATGTGAACCGTTTAACAGATATTCTGAAAGATGGACTTTATATCGCAGATGCGTCAGATCGATTGGATTTTATTGAATACTTAATGATTCGTGAAGTTATCGTTGACGAACAAGAAATGGAAATTGTTCGTCAATATGTAGGGCTATCTGATTCAAGTTCTAACTTTGATACTAAGAATTTTTCGATTCTCTTTAGTGCCGTTGATTTAACCAAATCTAAAAATGAAGAATTTTATTTGGATTATAACTCTAATGTAAAACCAACATTGATTTGACGGAATGGACCAGGTTGAATGCCAGTTGGGAGTCTTCCTGAAACGTATTGTTTGTCCTGAATGTTTTTTGCATTAATAAACACTGACCATTTATCGGGAGAACGATAACCTAAACTAGTATTCCAAAGTTCTACTCTTGGAATGATCCCTTTATTGCCATCTACGGATTCATCTTTTGTATTTAATAAATCAGAATATTGTTTTCCAATATACTGGTACTCTAATCGACCATAATAACCTTGTGGAGACGATACACTAACTGCCGTTGTAATTGTTTCCTTGGGAACGTAAGGTAAATAATTTCCTGTTGTATCTGTCGGTATATATTGGAAATTATTGATTGAAAATGCGGGTAGAAATTCGATTATTTCTTTTCCATCGCTAGTTTGCGAAATAGGGAATGGATTGAAACTTCTAGATTTTGCTTCAATGCGAGAATAAATCAGTTCGATAGGTAATCTCCATTCCGATTTTTGCATTTTTGCGGGATCCCAAACTAGAACCGCCTCTCCTCCAGTATGTGTCGAGTAACCAGTATTTGCTGGTCTAATTCCGTTTTCGCCACCAATTTCATTTACATTTATGATTTGATCTCGAAAATACATTTTATATCCCACTAACTCTGTATACAAATAAGAAGTTAAGTCTCCTCTCACACCAGTTTCATAATTTGTGGAAGTTTCTGGTTTTAAGCGATAGTCATTCCCTTGTGGGCTAAAAGAGGTTCCGAAAGTTGGTGGTGAAAATCCTTTGTGAGCCCCTGAAAACCAAATGAATTTTTTGGTAATATCATAGGTAATTCCAAGGCCAGGTAAGATGATATGAGTTCTAGATTCACTCGAACTTCTTCGGTTTACCGAGACATCATTTGGTAAAACTGCTCCTAAGCGGTAATCCTCGGCTGTGGCTTGTCTTCTTGTCGTGATGGCTTTTTGCCTGACTTCTTCATAACGCACACCTGGTATCAATTTCCAATTTTCTGATATTTGGATTCTGTCTTGGAAGTAGGCAGCAAAGGCTTCAATTTTTCTTTCTTGTCTATTTAAGTTAAAGTTTGGAAGAGAAGGTTGTGTTAGGTTGTTTATCAAGGATTCTTCTTGTATAATTGCCTTGGATAGATAACCTAAAGGGTCATCTGTTTTTTTAACGTTGGTTTGCGTTAAGTTATTTTCTCCATGTAACCTGATCCCAAGGTCTGTTTCATGTTTGAGTCCTAAGGTAGAAAACTTTGATTCTAGTTTGGTTTCTACTCCACCAACCATGAAGGATTGATCACGACTTGTATAAGACTCACGCATATAAATCGTATCACCCGGACGATTCCCTATGATTCCCGGAGAATACGTACGAAGTGTATCCAAAGGAGCATTCAAATATCCGCCAGTGGAAGATTTTCCTGATAAAAAATCTTGCCTTGCCCAGTTTCTTTCTGCTTGAGAAAAATATCCTCGAATAATGAGTGTATGGTCTTCCGATAATTTCCAATTATGAGAAATAACGGTTTGGTTTCGGTTTAACTTTTTTTCATCATACTCTGCAGGATTGATTTTAGGGTCCAACCGAAATAACCCTTGCGATAAACCAAGATATGTCGATTGAGCATTTTGTACATGATATCCCAGTTTAATCGTAGTGCTATGGTTTTCGTTCCAATCTTGAATCCATTTAATATTACCTTCGGTCACATCGAAGTTTTGATAATTTCTAAATCCGTTACCTTGTTTTCTAAGTAATGAAACTTCAAAGGCACTTGATCCAAAACTTTTTCCATAGGAATTATAGGTAGAGAGATAACCATTTTCCCCGCCAACATTTTTGGTGTAAAATGTAGATTCAACGGGAGGACGTTTGGTGACAAAGTTCACAATCCCTCCGATTGTATTTGGCCCAAATAAAATCGAACCAGATCCTTTGATGATCTCAATTCTTTCCATTCTTTCGATAGAGGGAGAGTAGTAACTTTCTGGTTGACCATAAGGAGAAAGAGAAGTTAGAATTCCATCTTCCAGAATCAAAGTTTTTCTTGACTCTTCGTTACTGACCCCTCTGAAACCAATGTTAGGTGTAAGTCCTGCGGCATCTTGGAAACGAACACTAGCACCGGGAGATCGGCGAAGAGCTTCCATTGGATCAGTAGGAGAAGCTTCCTCTAAATATTTTTTGTCGATGATATATGCGGAACCGGGAATCTTTTTTAAATCCTCTTTTTTATTTCCAATGACATGAATCCCTTCATTCTTCGTTGGTTTAGATTCCTTTTCCTCAGACACATTTTGTGCCTGGATTTTTTTTGTACTGGCAAGAATAATAAAAAATAAAACCAATAATCGTAAGTTTTGTAGATTCATCGAAGAAGTCCTTTTAGTGGATAGAAGTTCACATCGATCTTTGTCAGATCTTCGTTAGGTGAAAAGAGAGGGCGCGCCGGTTTCCCGTTGATGGATACATTGGATTGAACATACACGGGCACATCCTTTATTCCTGATTGTTCCATTTCCTTCTTTTGTAAATATTTAGCAAATTGAAGGATGTGTTCCGGTTGGATGGTCATCATTCTGTATTGGTAGTCTGTCAGTATTTCCTTTGGATCTACTGGTTTATTCTGAATCCAGAAGATTGCAGATCCTACTTTGTCGGCAACCATCACCTGCCATGAATATTTGATTGCTTCTTCGGTCCAAATTACTTGCCCAGGATAAAAAATGTGTCTAAATGGTATCGTTACCTGTAACAAAAGATAGGTGAAAATTAAATATTCTTTATAACTGAATTTTCCATTCTCTTGGTAATCAGACAAAGTGATTGCCTGTTCTTTTGTTTCTGAATTTACTTTTATGATTTTGTTTAAAATCGTTTTTGGCCAGTTGGGTTCAAAGAATATCAAAGACGAAAGGCTCATCACAATGGGAAAAATTCCGATGGGAAATAAAAACGATGTAAATGAATGAAAAAAAAGAACCACAAACCAAGCTGGAAATCGAAACTTCTTTGTACAAAGTAAAAACGGAATCGATAAATCAAAAACGACTCCAATCCACGAGAAAACAAAGGCAGTAATAGGTAGACCTAAGATAGGATCCAGAAATGGAATTTTGCCTTCTGATTGATACAACCAAAGTTTTAAGGGAAGGGCTTCGAACAGCCAGTCTGGTTGGAGTTTGGCGATTCCTCCAAAAAAATAAACTAGTCCCATTTGGATTCGAAAGGTATATAACCAAATTCTGGAAATGGGTTCTTCCTTTTTCATCCAATCCAAAAAATGAAAGGTAGGAGAATTTGACTTACTTACTGGAGATAACCAAAGTAAAAAACCTAGAAGCGATACTAGGTAATAATGATTTAAATAAATCGTCGCATCCGAAAAATGAAACCATGTAAATCCAATGGTAAATAAAAACAAATTGATTCTTAAGTAATAACCTAGAAAAATTCCGAGAGCAGTTATGAATAGAATCCCAAATAGAAGATATGTAAATACTGGAGATAGAGGATGAATCCATTCCCAACCAAAATGTTTAAAGAAAAACGTTGGTTTGATAAAATAGGAATGAATCCATCCATAATAAAAGTATCGAAAGATTAGAATGGTTGTGGCAAACCCATATCCTATTCGAAAGAAGTGAAGTGAAAGGGAAGAAACTGGTTGTAATAAATGTTTAATCGCCATCGTTTGAACTGACTCCGATGGTTCCACCGAGCGAACTGATGACTTCTGTGCTGATCAATATTCTTAGTTTCTTGAATTCGTTTAACATAAGTTCTACATCACTGCCACCTGTTGTAATCGCATTTTGGAAGGTTCCATATTTTGATTTTAGTGAATTCACTGAGTCTGATGTGATACGAATTTGTTCTTTTAATCTTGGAACAACCGTTTCACTCCTAACCTCTAAAAATTTATAAAAACCAGCCTCTCCGATCTCAGAAAATCCTTGGAGATTTTGTAATAAGGAATCGAGTGATAATTTTGCATAAGGAGTTTCTACCTTCGTGATATCTTTGACACCAAGGTTTGTGGCTCGTAATCCTGAGGGTTCTGCAATTTTAATATCAATGATGGTATTACAAAAAAATACCATCTGGTTTGTGATTTCTGTGAGTCCGTCTTTGGTGTTGGGATAGTCGCGACTTCCTTTCCCGGCATTAGTGAAGGAATAATAAAAGGAATTACTTCTAGATTTGTTCCAGTTAAATACAAGTAAGCCAGTTTGATTTTTTAAATCTTGAATTAGTTTCGTTAAGTAGGTTCTTCTATTAGCATCAGCAAATGCCGTATTGGTCGTGCTGGCATTGTCTTTGAAAAGTAAATATTCTACTGCATCCAAACCATCCACTCGTAATCCAGTCGGTGCTGCATTGGCTGTAATTTTGTTTTCAATGGATGTTGTGTCAATGGGGTAGGATCTTGAAAAACTATCCAAATATAAGTAGACATTGTTAGGAATGTTTGCCGGTCCAAAATAAGCCCATTCCACTTGTTTGTAAGCAAGATAAGTTTCAGTCCATGCGTTTCTGACAGACGTTAGGTTTGCTGTATCTGGATTTCCTGTATAGGTAGAAGCTGCAGTTTGCATCAACGATACTCTATCATCAAGATTCGCATATTTTGGTATCAGTAGATTGTTGGCAATGTCTAACAATAAATTTGATGTTGTATATGTTTTTAAGTAAGTGTCCACTAAACCTAGGATTTGTGCTTTTTGGGAAGCATTGTCAGTGGGGCTTCCGCAGTTCATGAGCAGAACATAAAAACTATATATGAGGAATGTAGGAAATTGTCTATTTTTCATAAGGATTTAAGAAAACTGATCATCTTTGACCTAGATTCTTTAGGCAGTTGTTTGAATCTGTTTTTACTTTGTTCTGCTTCACCGCCATGCCAAAGGATTGCTTCTTGAACACCTCTTGCCCTTCCATCATGTAATAGAAGTTCGTGACCGTTGACTCGTTCCACAAGACCAAGCCCCCAAAGTGGAGTTGTTCTCCATTCGTTTCCTGTTGCTAAAAAATCGGAACGAAAATCACTAAGTCCATCTCCCATATCATGTAAAAGTAAATCGGTATAAGGTCTGATTTCTTGGTTGGCAACTTCCCTTATCGAGTGGTCCCCAGTTTTGATTCTTGGAATATGACAAGAGGAACATCCAATTTCAATAAACAATTCTTTTCCTTTTTTTACGTCTTCGTTTTTCCAATTCCTTCTACCGGGAACACTTACCAAACTTGTGTAGAATGTAACTCGCGCTAATCGGTCATTTGAAATTTCTGGATTTGATCCATTCCCTGTGGGACTTGCCGAACAAAGTGTTTGCCCTGTGGCACAATTTTCTGTGGGAAACACAGAAGTAGTGAGACCAATATCTCCCAGAAAGGCACTCGCATTTTGGTGATTCAAATTGGGTTGGTTTGCTTTCCAACCAAATCTTCCAATAAAGGTTTTGGCTTGTGTGGTATCCCAAACTATGTTTGGTTTTCCCGAAATACCATCTCCATTGGAATCGGAAACATCAGCAAAAGAACGAATGGTCGATTCTGGAATGGCTTCTAGAAGTCCAAGTCCTGGAACCATAGGGGCAGTTCTTGGAGATATGTAATAAGTACCTGATGGATTGTTTGTAGCATGATAAGGTTGGCCTGGGTTTGTCACATTGATTTGTGTGGCCCCACCTCCCACATTCCAAGTGATCGCATAACTTGGTTTACGTAGTGAATAAGTTTCTCCGTCAGGAAAACTTCCTGGTTCTTCTGTATAAGTGATGGTAACCGTACCTTCTTTGGGAATTTGTGTTCCGGTTCCGTATTCCAAGATTCCTTCTGTGTTGAGTTGGGTTCCAAAATTTGTCATAGCCACGGGCCCTCCCGTTGTAGGGTTGGAACCTGCGGCACTCAAACGAATGAGCATAGAGGATAGACTTGTTCCATCAGCAGGAGGTCTTCCTCTTCCGTCTTTGACATGACAACCTTGACACGAACGGTTGTTAAATACGGGACCAAGTCCTGTGACTGAAGAGTTCCCAGCGGGAAGCCAAGTGCGATTGAAGTTGGCATTTCCATCTTGGAAATCAATGGACCTTCTGGAATCCACTACATTGGCCGCTTCTAAATCAAAGGCTGATTCTGTTGAATCAAAGGTAGTTGTATCACCTCCACTAAATTGTTCGCAAGGATCATTTAAAAAATCACCCGAGGAACATGAGGAAGAGGATAGTAAGGCTGCAAGGATGAATGCAGTCGTTGTATCATCGTTTGATTTTTTTTTACAATCCAAAACGAGAAGTAAAACCGAAATTAGGATCAGGTGTTTTGATTTCATTTTTATATATTTATGTTTATTGCAGAACTAATCCATCATCTCCGATGGAGAAACCAAAGTTAGCTGCCGACCTTTGTAAGGATTTTGCAATTTCCTGCACTGCGGGTTGGATATCGTAGCGGAAGATTTTATAATCTGCACTTTGCGTTGAATTGACAGTTCCTATCATTGTATCAAAACGACTGGAAATTTGGGAACTGCTACAGGTTTGGTTGAGTGAAGGGTCTTCATAAAATTCGTTCAGACAAAACCTTTCAGCAGTGGTGATCCTTTCGCTGATATAGCTCGATTCTCCACCGAGAAGATTTTTCAATCCATAACCGTTAATGGTTTTTGTTCCCGTGTAGGTTCCATAAAATAAGTTCTCAAGCCCTTTGGCATCATAATAAAAATCAGCTTTGGTATTATCGGAGAAACAAGAATGTTCTTCTTCTTGGTCACCACCAAACACTCCTGTCATCCTTTCGCCTCCCCATTCACCACCAGACAATCTTGCAATTCCTCGAATGACGTTTTCAAAGGAAGTAGAGTTGGATTTAAACTTAGTAACATAAGAATCGGAGATAGAAGGATCCCATGCATTTTTTAACTGTAATAGGTGAGATTCCAAAATTTCTGTTGCATACAATAAATAGGCAGATCTTTTGGCGGCAGCGTTTCCACTACCATTGGCAGTAGTAAAATTTGCTGCAGTGATCGAACTACCTGGAGTGGAATTTCCTGCGGCATCAACTCCCCATAATAGATATTCAATGGCATGCCAACCTACAGAAATATTTTTGGCAGTATCCCCATCAGGACAAGTTCCTCCATTGCACTCTCCAGTGTTTGCATCAATTAATCCTTGTTTTGTGATTGTTCCTGGTAGGATTTTTGTATCAATATAACCTTCATCTAAAGGCCATGCATTCATCAGTGGTTCCAATTCCACTCCACCAGTGAGGGCAGGGTTATCAATCGGACCTTTGCTAAAGCGAAAAACTTCAGTCTGTAAATAACTACGTCTGGCCTTTCTCCAGTAGGTTTTTGCTTCATTGAGGTCAGCCGCACTTGGTGTCGCTTTAGAAGTCAAAGTGGATACTTTTTCATGAAATGCGACTACATCTGCATAAGCATCGCTATAGTTTTGGAATGCAATTTGTGAATATGTATCTAAAAAGGCGGCTTGGTTTGGGGCGCTTGCGGCAAGGGCGAGAGCGGCTAACATTGCAGTTTCTGAATTGTCTTTTTTAGGTGTACAAAACTGAAGCAAAAGGCCCATAGAAAGGATAGAGGCTAGGGAAGTAAGATTTCGCATTGTTAGGGATTCTCCTTGCGAATGAGTTTGGTTCTCATTATTATTTAAACAGCGTTCGTAAAGGCCACCTGCAATGCAAACGGTTTTATTCTGCCCCGGGTTGATTTTTATCACGAACCAAATCTCTGACCATTCAATGAACTTTGTTCAAAAAATTGCAATGGTTCGGAAATAAATTATTTGACACTCGTTCAAAAAGCCATAAAACTATGTCAATTGTTTGAAATATGTTAAAAATGTTCCGATTGGGAGGAAATATGAACACAAATAGAATTCTAGGGATGGCATTGTCCTTGGTTTTCGCAGGATCACTTTCTGCGCAGACACAAAGTCAAATGTTCCAACGTGTAGGGGTTGTCGGGGATTCCCTGAGCCAAGGTTTCTTCGGGGTGACCGTGGAGAAAAAAACACAAGACTGGGCTTATCCTGTTCTTGTCAGTAAACAAGCGGGTGCTTCCGTTTCTTACAATGTTTTGAAAGGACCTTTTGTTAACTTAGAAGATGTTCTAAAATGGGACTGCGGTATTTTCTGTATAGCTGAAAGTATCATTGGTGGAAATAAATCCACTGTTTCTCTCCCAACTCATGCAGGGATTACTGGAGCTGAGTATACAACTCTCTTAAAAACTTCTGGTAAATGTGAAGACATCAATGCCACCAAACAAGAAAAAGAATGGTACTGGGCGAAATGGTATTGGTATACTTACCGCTGGGTGACTGTTGCTGATTGCAAAGAACCAGACAAGTTCCATAGATTCGGACTTCGTGATGCAGGAACACAAACCCAAGTCATGGAAAAAGTAAAACCTACTTTCCTATTTGGATCTGCTGGTGCTAACCACGTTCTCTGTACTGCACTTCATACATCTACTGACTGTTTGGATGAAGCAAGATTCAAAAGAGACATTCGTGAATTTTTCCGTAGAATGTCTGCGATGGGAAGTTTACAAGGGGGAGTTCTTTTTACTGTTCCTAACGTAACAGCAATTGCCTTCCTTGAAAAATATAAAGATCCAAACGGTCGTGCTAACTACAGCGGACTCAAAGCATTCTTTAGAAACTCTGTATCCGATCCAAATCAAGTTCTTGATGCAAACGAGATCGCAACTATTTCTACCTTCCTCAATATGTTAAACAACGAAATCAAAGCACAGGCTGCTACGATGCGTTTTGCTGTTGCAGATTTACGTGTGATTTTTGATGACCTAAAAGAAAATGGAAGACCAATTCGTAGTGCTGATGGATGGTCCCCAGGAAATGCAAGAGCAAACTGGCCACTTCCTAACCAACCAGGTGTTTTCGGTTTAGATGGTGTTCACCCGAACATGTATGGACATTCCCTATTTGCTAATGAGTTAATCAAAGCGATTAACACTCGTTACGGATATTCCATTCCTCAAGTTAGTGAATACACTGCTTGGTATTACGATACACTCAACAGAAATCCTGTGGACTTAAAGAAATTCTTAACAGAAAACATCTTTGGTCAGGCAATTTCTTGGGTAGTTTCTATCTTTACATAAGAGGTTAAACGATGAGCAAGCGGTTTATAGGTATCATTTCGGTTTGTGGATTTCTACTAGTATTGTTTTCGTTTGTGGTTTGGAAGTTTTCTTCTGAAAAAACAAACAAACAAGTAGATGTTGCCGATTCCGATTTCGGAAAAACAGAAAGTCACGCCAAGTCGTTGTTTGACGATCCAGAGTTTGCCGACGCTCCCAATCCAGAAGAGTTGGAATTGGCACAGGCTGAGGTACTTTGGCCGTTTGCTTTGGAAAAAAAGCCAAATCGTAAAGAAGAGATCAAAGAAGAATGGAGAGATTTTGCGGCAAAATATCCAAAAAATTTCTACATTCCTCGTGAAATCAAAACACGAATGACAGAAGCAGAGGAGAAGGAACAATTAGAGATGTTGGATTCCTTTACCGCCATGGATGCTAGTTTTTCTGCTTCAATTTCTAAAGAAAAATGGTCGGACAAACCTTCTGCGGAAGAACCTAATTCGATGGAAAAACCATCTCCAAAAACGCAAAAAGCTTATTTTGATTTTAAAATCAATGAGTTAGAATCGAGAATCCAAATGGTTGAGTATTGGATGGAAAATAAACATCCCTCTGGAGAAGTAAAACAATCTGCAGAAAAAGACCTAAACCTTTGGAAAAAAGAACTCGCAAGTTTAAAAGAAGTGAGAAGTCAAGTTCCTAATACTTAAACCACTTTAATAAATTTAAAGATGATTCAAAGAGGACGTTAGTCCTCTTTTTTTTTGAATTAAACTTGTAGTAAGATTTTAAAATTTATAAATTTGTCTGGCATGCAAAAGTTTTGGATTTTTATTTCTCTTTTTTTTACTATCACTCTCTTATTAAATTGTGATCCCGTTCCTCAAAAAGAGGATACAAGTCCCATAGAGGAAACTGTGTCGGAAGAACAAACCACAAAACAGTTGTTGGAAAGTCTGGACTCTTCAGACTCTTTTATACGTTCTCAAGCTGCGGTGCAATTAGGAAGCCGCAACGAAAAATCCGCGATACCGAAATTAAAAAAACTATTATCAGACAAAGAACCAGGTGTCCGTGCAGGCGCTGCGATTGCTCTTGGAG
This genomic window from Leptospira bandrabouensis contains:
- a CDS encoding LBF_1199 family protein gives rise to the protein MQILVYEFWKKSSPGQAKESFQFLLNAPNLHDYLEILFEVDELVEYFCSYCWILREEDVLKDLINHHSMPVNLICKAVYYGFGKYIKTGNITPDYYFSIWAKIINSEKSLELLLREPLVEKDVTFQLNLLGNLNAKQWEEYFESTMSNSEDGNTESFLRIFEKIDPIHCKRLLYRNPNLYQYLRMLVVFDKQDSVPVFLFQLENNLKTIHRWEAYANAKLKEFSPKDERVKSPSRRNVNRLTDILKDGLYIADASDRLDFIEYLMIREVIVDEQEMEIVRQYVGLSDSSSNFDTKNFSILFSAVDLTKSKNEEFYLDYNSNVKPTLI
- a CDS encoding TonB-dependent receptor family protein; the encoded protein is MNLQNLRLLVLFFIILASTKKIQAQNVSEEKESKPTKNEGIHVIGNKKEDLKKIPGSAYIIDKKYLEEASPTDPMEALRRSPGASVRFQDAAGLTPNIGFRGVSNEESRKTLILEDGILTSLSPYGQPESYYSPSIERMERIEIIKGSGSILFGPNTIGGIVNFVTKRPPVESTFYTKNVGGENGYLSTYNSYGKSFGSSAFEVSLLRKQGNGFRNYQNFDVTEGNIKWIQDWNENHSTTIKLGYHVQNAQSTYLGLSQGLFRLDPKINPAEYDEKKLNRNQTVISHNWKLSEDHTLIIRGYFSQAERNWARQDFLSGKSSTGGYLNAPLDTLRTYSPGIIGNRPGDTIYMRESYTSRDQSFMVGGVETKLESKFSTLGLKHETDLGIRLHGENNLTQTNVKKTDDPLGYLSKAIIQEESLINNLTQPSLPNFNLNRQERKIEAFAAYFQDRIQISENWKLIPGVRYEEVRQKAITTRRQATAEDYRLGAVLPNDVSVNRRSSSESRTHIILPGLGITYDITKKFIWFSGAHKGFSPPTFGTSFSPQGNDYRLKPETSTNYETGVRGDLTSYLYTELVGYKMYFRDQIINVNEIGGENGIRPANTGYSTHTGGEAVLVWDPAKMQKSEWRLPIELIYSRIEAKSRSFNPFPISQTSDGKEIIEFLPAFSINNFQYIPTDTTGNYLPYVPKETITTAVSVSSPQGYYGRLEYQYIGKQYSDLLNTKDESVDGNKGIIPRVELWNTSLGYRSPDKWSVFINAKNIQDKQYVSGRLPTGIQPGPFRQINVGFTLEL
- a CDS encoding HTTM domain-containing protein; translation: MAIKHLLQPVSSLSLHFFRIGYGFATTILIFRYFYYGWIHSYFIKPTFFFKHFGWEWIHPLSPVFTYLLFGILFITALGIFLGYYLRINLFLFTIGFTWFHFSDATIYLNHYYLVSLLGFLLWLSPVSKSNSPTFHFLDWMKKEEPISRIWLYTFRIQMGLVYFFGGIAKLQPDWLFEALPLKLWLYQSEGKIPFLDPILGLPITAFVFSWIGVVFDLSIPFLLCTKKFRFPAWFVVLFFHSFTSFLFPIGIFPIVMSLSSLIFFEPNWPKTILNKIIKVNSETKEQAITLSDYQENGKFSYKEYLIFTYLLLQVTIPFRHIFYPGQVIWTEEAIKYSWQVMVADKVGSAIFWIQNKPVDPKEILTDYQYRMMTIQPEHILQFAKYLQKKEMEQSGIKDVPVYVQSNVSINGKPARPLFSPNEDLTKIDVNFYPLKGLLR
- a CDS encoding imelysin family protein, which encodes MKNRQFPTFLIYSFYVLLMNCGSPTDNASQKAQILGLVDTYLKTYTTSNLLLDIANNLLIPKYANLDDRVSLMQTAASTYTGNPDTANLTSVRNAWTETYLAYKQVEWAYFGPANIPNNVYLYLDSFSRSYPIDTTSIENKITANAAPTGLRVDGLDAVEYLLFKDNASTTNTAFADANRRTYLTKLIQDLKNQTGLLVFNWNKSRSNSFYYSFTNAGKGSRDYPNTKDGLTEITNQMVFFCNTIIDIKIAEPSGLRATNLGVKDITKVETPYAKLSLDSLLQNLQGFSEIGEAGFYKFLEVRSETVVPRLKEQIRITSDSVNSLKSKYGTFQNAITTGGSDVELMLNEFKKLRILISTEVISSLGGTIGVSSNDGD
- a CDS encoding di-heme oxidoredictase family protein encodes the protein MKSKHLILISVLLLVLDCKKKSNDDTTTAFILAALLSSSSCSSGDFLNDPCEQFSGGDTTTFDSTESAFDLEAANVVDSRRSIDFQDGNANFNRTWLPAGNSSVTGLGPVFNNRSCQGCHVKDGRGRPPADGTSLSSMLIRLSAAGSNPTTGGPVAMTNFGTQLNTEGILEYGTGTQIPKEGTVTITYTEEPGSFPDGETYSLRKPSYAITWNVGGGATQINVTNPGQPYHATNNPSGTYYISPRTAPMVPGLGLLEAIPESTIRSFADVSDSNGDGISGKPNIVWDTTQAKTFIGRFGWKANQPNLNHQNASAFLGDIGLTTSVFPTENCATGQTLCSASPTGNGSNPEISNDRLARVTFYTSLVSVPGRRNWKNEDVKKGKELFIEIGCSSCHIPRIKTGDHSIREVANQEIRPYTDLLLHDMGDGLSDFRSDFLATGNEWRTTPLWGLGLVERVNGHELLLHDGRARGVQEAILWHGGEAEQSKNRFKQLPKESRSKMISFLKSL
- a CDS encoding imelysin family protein, which encodes MRNLTSLASILSMGLLLQFCTPKKDNSETAMLAALALAASAPNQAAFLDTYSQIAFQNYSDAYADVVAFHEKVSTLTSKATPSAADLNEAKTYWRKARRSYLQTEVFRFSKGPIDNPALTGGVELEPLMNAWPLDEGYIDTKILPGTITKQGLIDANTGECNGGTCPDGDTAKNISVGWHAIEYLLWGVDAAGNSTPGSSITAANFTTANGSGNAAAKRSAYLLYATEILESHLLQLKNAWDPSISDSYVTKFKSNSTSFENVIRGIARLSGGEWGGERMTGVFGGDQEEEHSCFSDNTKADFYYDAKGLENLFYGTYTGTKTINGYGLKNLLGGESSYISERITTAERFCLNEFYEDPSLNQTCSSSQISSRFDTMIGTVNSTQSADYKIFRYDIQPAVQEIAKSLQRSAANFGFSIGDDGLVLQ